The Victivallis sp. Marseille-Q1083 DNA window TTACATCCGCGTCCCCAATTACACGTTGTTCAGCATGAAGCAGGACGGCAGCGACATCGTGCCGATGAGCTATTTCGAAACCGCCGAATGGAATCCGACGATCAACAACGACGGCATGCTCGTCTATACCCGCTGGGATTACACCGACCGCGAAAACTGCATCGGCGGCCGCTTCTGGATCGCCAACCCGGACGGCACCAATCCGCGGGCGCCGCACGGCAACTATCCCTATCCGTGGTATTCCTGGGAAGGCAACGAGGAGGATTTCAAACAGCGTTTCCCCGATCTGCCTTACACCGGCTGGGGCAGCCGGGCCGGCGCGCCGCTGGTCGAAATGGGCATCCGGCAGATTCCCGGTTCAGACCGTTACATCTTCACCGCCTCGCCGCATCACGGCCAGAACTTCGGTTCGCTGGCCATCCTCAACCTCAACGAACCGGATGACGGCAACCACAGCCAGATCAAACGCCTCACCCCGTACGAGCCTTATCCCGAAACCGAAATAAGCGCCCGGCTGCATTACAAATTCGGCCAACCGTGGCCGTTGAGCGAAGATTTCTACCTGGCCAACTGCTGGGAAAATCTCGTCGTCGTCGACCGCTACGGCAACAATGAACTGCTCTGCGACCTCCGGGAAACCGAAGCCGCTCCGGATGACCGTTTCCGGCTGATCGAACCGATGCCGCTGGCCGCCCGGCCGCTGCCGCCGGTGATTCCGACCCACACCTACCAGGGTGAACGCCGGTCGCCGGACGCCCCCAAGGCGACCATCGCGGTGATGAACGTTTACGATACCGACCAGCCGCTGCCGGAGAATACCAAAGTCAAATATCTGCGCGTCACCCAGAATGTCTTGAAAACCAATCATGCGATGGGAATTCCGATGATCGGCAACGAACAGGAAAATACGCCGCGGATTCCGCTGGGCATCGTTCCGGTCGAGGAGGACGGCAGTGTCTATTTCGAAGCGCCGGTGGCCAAGGAACTGATCTTCCAACTGCTCGACGCAGAGCAGAAAGCGATCCATTCGATGCGGTCGACCGCCTTCGTCTTCCCCGGCGAACAGCTCTCCTGCCAGGGCTGCCATGAACCGACCGGCACCGCGCCCAACACGATGGAAGTGCCGCTGGCGCTGCAGCGGCCGCCGTCAAAGCTGGTGCCGGAACTTACGCCGATCGAACCGATCAGTTTTTACCGTCAGGTCAAACCGCTGCTGGAAAAAGCCGGCATTTCCGAGCTGCAACAGTGGACCGATGCGGCCAACGGACTGGATTATTTCGCATTGCGGGACTATAGTTTCTGGTTTTCCGGCGGCATGGCGACGTCGATGATCGGCGATTATCCCGGCATTCACGGCGGCTCCCGGACCATTCCCGGCCATTTCGGCGCCCGGCGGGCGAAATTGTCCGAATGGCTCGACCAGCCGGAAGCCAGGGCGAAATTGACCGACGCGGAACGCCGTATCGTCAACTTGTGGCTCGACAGCAATTCGCTGCGGCTGGGAGCATTCTTCCGAGAACAGGAACAACTGGAGGGAAAATTGATTCTGCCGATTCTCGATGTCGATCCCGACAACCTGCAGGGGACGGAAACGTCCGGCGCGCCGCTGCAGAAAAATTTCTGGCACGAAAACCATTACGGACCGTACCCGGTGCTGGTTTCCAGCCATACCCGCGATGCGGTGTTCATGCTGGATAAAAGCGGTCAAATCGTCTGGGAGTACCAAATTCCGCATCCGCAGGATGTCTGGATGCTGCCCAACGGCAACATTCTGATCGCCGCCCAGCACGCCGTCCGGGAAATCACCCGCGACAAGGAGCTGGTCTGGGAGTACAAAGTCGAAGCGCCGAATGAAATTCCGAGCGTTCAGCCGCTCGGGGACGGCAAAACCCTGATCGGCATCGTCGGCCAATGTCGCCTGGTCGAAGTCGACCGCGGCAGAGAGCTGCACTCGATCCAACTGTCGACGACGGTTGCCGAACCGCACGCCCAGTTCCGGATGTGCCGGAAGACGCCGGAAGGCACTTACCTGGTGCCGTTCACCGCCGAAGGGGCGCTGCGCGAATACGATTCGGCCGGGCGGGTCATCCGGGAATTTCCGCCGCTGCCGATGCCGGTCTGCGCGGTCCGCCTTCCCAGCGGCAACACGCTGGTGACCGCCGACGGCCGGGTCGTCGAATATGACCGCAACACCCGCATCGTCTGGGAAATCCGCCCGAAGTACGACACGCCGGACCTCAATCTGGCGGTACCGGCCGGCGTCCAGCGGCTGCCCAACGGCAACACCGTCGTCTGCAACTGGAACGCACAGGCGACGCCGGATAAACGCGCCGCCCACATCTTCGAGATCACCCCGGACAAGCGGGTGGTCTGGGAAGTGGAATCCGACCAATTCGGCCAGATCGCCCAGTGCCAGATCCTGACCGAAGATTACCAGCCGCGGCAGGATATCAACTGGCGATGAAAATGCGCGGTTCATTTCTGCCGGCCGTGCTGCTGTTCGCCGCCTGGTGCTCGATGGCCGATTATCCGGCCCCCAACGCGCTGACGGCGGCGCCGGACGGCCTCTGGGTCGCCGAAGAGCATACCGCCTTGCTGCGCCGCCTCGATCCGGAGACCCTGGAACCGGCCGGAGCCGCCATCGAACTGGAACAACCGCCAACCGGTCTGGTTTCCTCCGCCGGCAGGCTCTACGTCACCGCCGGTTTGACGACCGGCGAACTGCTGGAAGTCGATCCGGAGCGCCGGCAAATTCTCCGCCGGCTCGCCATCGGCCATTCCCCGCAGTCGCCGGCTATCTCGGCGGACGGTCGGACGCTTTATTTTGCCAACCGTTTCAGCGGCCAGGTCGGCGCGGTCGATTTGAAAGAATTTTCCTTGCGCTGGCGGAGCCCGGCCGGCCGGGAACCGGTCGCCGTCGTGCCGGATGCCGCCAATCGAAAGGTTTACGCCGCCAACCATCTGCCGATCGGGCCGGCCAACGGTACCACCCACCAGGCGGCCGTCTTCGTGCTCGACGCGGCGGACGGTGCCGTCCTCAAACACATTCCGCTGGCCAACGGCGCCCAGGGCATTCGCGGCGCCGCGCTCAGTCCGGACGGCGCCTGGCTGATCGTCACCCACGTGGTCAGCCACTACAAGCTGCCGACCACCCAAATCGACCGCGGCTGGATCAACACCAACGCCATCAGCCTGATCCGGACCGGCGACGACAGGCGGCTTGCCACCGTGCTGCTCGACGACGTCAACCGCGGCGCCGCCAATCCGTGGGCAGCCGTCTTTTCCGCCGACGGCGCGCAACTGCTGGTGTCGGCTGCCGGCAGCCATGAGCTGTTCCTGATCGATTTTCCGGGCCTGCTGGCCAAGCTGGCCGCAACTCCGGCCGAAAATCAGTTGAGTTACCTGAACAAACTGCGTACCCGGCTGCCGCTGCCGGTCAACGGCCCGCGCGCCCTGACGATCGCCGGCAACCGGGCGTTCGTCGCCGGTTACTACTCCGACAATATCGCGCTCATTTCCCTCGGCGGCCGGCCGCGGGTTCTCGCCAGCCGGGAGCTGCCCGGCGCCGACGCCGGCGATCCCCGCCGGCTGGGGGAAAAGTATTTCAACGATGCCCGGCTCTGCCGGGAAAACTGGCAGAGTTGCGCCAGTTGCCATCCGGACGCCCGGGTCGACGCCCTCAACTGGGACATGCTCAACGACGGCATCGGCAATCCGAAAAATACCAAAACGATGTTCCTCTCCCACCGGACGCCGCCAGTGATGTCGCTCGGCATCCGCCCGGACGCCGAAACGGCGGTGCGCGCCGGATTCCGCCACATCGAATTCAATGAACCGGTCGAAGAATATTGTCAGGCGATCGATCTATACCTGGCGCAAATGCCGCCGGTGCCGAGTCCGTTCCTGAACAGCGAGGAAATCACCGGCATCGCGTCCGACGATCCGGGTTGCCTGCAGTGCCACACGCCGGACCGGGGCGCGTTGAGCGCCGCCGCCCAACGCGGCAAAGCGATCTTCGCCGG harbors:
- a CDS encoding cell surface protein, with translation MKMRGSFLPAVLLFAAWCSMADYPAPNALTAAPDGLWVAEEHTALLRRLDPETLEPAGAAIELEQPPTGLVSSAGRLYVTAGLTTGELLEVDPERRQILRRLAIGHSPQSPAISADGRTLYFANRFSGQVGAVDLKEFSLRWRSPAGREPVAVVPDAANRKVYAANHLPIGPANGTTHQAAVFVLDAADGAVLKHIPLANGAQGIRGAALSPDGAWLIVTHVVSHYKLPTTQIDRGWINTNAISLIRTGDDRRLATVLLDDVNRGAANPWAAVFSADGAQLLVSAAGSHELFLIDFPGLLAKLAATPAENQLSYLNKLRTRLPLPVNGPRALTIAGNRAFVAGYYSDNIALISLGGRPRVLASRELPGADAGDPRRLGEKYFNDARLCRENWQSCASCHPDARVDALNWDMLNDGIGNPKNTKTMFLSHRTPPVMSLGIRPDAETAVRAGFRHIEFNEPVEEYCQAIDLYLAQMPPVPSPFLNSEEITGIASDDPGCLQCHTPDRGALSAAAQRGKAIFAGKGGCIACHPHPLFTDLELYDVGTTTGSDIGRPVRTPSLVEVWRTAPYLHDGRAATLEEAVTKYNPGDRRGTTSGLTPEEVRDLVSYLESL
- a CDS encoding LamG-like jellyroll fold domain-containing protein; protein product: MRNGLLTRGILWLGTLLFPALPPLQAAHDLAKQPLTVAADDAFSTLPLLVETQFTLPPADSYQIIVANQNKAQPWHWEIYTTPSGELEVYLPGFQPAVIAAGIPVADGREHAAAMRLTAQGIVLSVDGREVKRLDWQSTPQAAPASVEPLQIGKVEGLGCAGSIRSLRISNPVDQTVVAAWDFDRQPINGGYADLSGNGRNALSGSASVPAGSGADLEQETFQLGFSPEYNTFPLTADMVMQLRYADSFRILCANQSKGSPTHWEVYTNNGFLEAYMPGFSPEVLYTPAKIDDGQWHRTTFILEEDRARLFVDGIQVADQALQRKDPAASPTQEPLYLGRIVEASNAFPGRVDQFRLLRGAVTPDGPANGGLPDSDAAFAAWEFDDSETREFPNRCPDGPAAQRSLVIGELKPAYVPMAAIPDTAPLRQEAADWLQANRLSAELLPELKARDEVWNWWAFQYRYYGRLDYDAERYIGHLLEDPSYLKRISSQVFDPNALIQPDDRGPAGTVLRQTRALLEQLRHDNPDRTERYDALDAKLRQLSAALSAASTEEAAGAGAYFAACALRREAVYSNPLLNERADLLGVSRGLWEGSVRDGFTSDDVGGHFVNQYFGSNAIPGGGLYRIKNWQNGNKPVIENILKDSVVRNGRFQGRKLDFGAFATPDVSWDGKKIAFAWTPNQYHAFNIFSWNTCFHIFTVNADGSELTQLTDGAYNDFDPCFLPNGRLAFVSERRGGYIRCFGDYIRVPNYTLFSMKQDGSDIVPMSYFETAEWNPTINNDGMLVYTRWDYTDRENCIGGRFWIANPDGTNPRAPHGNYPYPWYSWEGNEEDFKQRFPDLPYTGWGSRAGAPLVEMGIRQIPGSDRYIFTASPHHGQNFGSLAILNLNEPDDGNHSQIKRLTPYEPYPETEISARLHYKFGQPWPLSEDFYLANCWENLVVVDRYGNNELLCDLRETEAAPDDRFRLIEPMPLAARPLPPVIPTHTYQGERRSPDAPKATIAVMNVYDTDQPLPENTKVKYLRVTQNVLKTNHAMGIPMIGNEQENTPRIPLGIVPVEEDGSVYFEAPVAKELIFQLLDAEQKAIHSMRSTAFVFPGEQLSCQGCHEPTGTAPNTMEVPLALQRPPSKLVPELTPIEPISFYRQVKPLLEKAGISELQQWTDAANGLDYFALRDYSFWFSGGMATSMIGDYPGIHGGSRTIPGHFGARRAKLSEWLDQPEARAKLTDAERRIVNLWLDSNSLRLGAFFREQEQLEGKLILPILDVDPDNLQGTETSGAPLQKNFWHENHYGPYPVLVSSHTRDAVFMLDKSGQIVWEYQIPHPQDVWMLPNGNILIAAQHAVREITRDKELVWEYKVEAPNEIPSVQPLGDGKTLIGIVGQCRLVEVDRGRELHSIQLSTTVAEPHAQFRMCRKTPEGTYLVPFTAEGALREYDSAGRVIREFPPLPMPVCAVRLPSGNTLVTADGRVVEYDRNTRIVWEIRPKYDTPDLNLAVPAGVQRLPNGNTVVCNWNAQATPDKRAAHIFEITPDKRVVWEVESDQFGQIAQCQILTEDYQPRQDINWR